The Streptomyces tendae genome has a window encoding:
- a CDS encoding streptophobe family protein — protein MSAVRGAAAAGRDTGLPWADVVMSAVAAVSWALIGMAGTAALGLRLLDADAAGSLAPTTAAVVALAAGGSVTPSGDVSAFGLSGVEAGTAIDLAPLGVGLVGALLLSFFFLRSLRAQGVVVPGRELLARAGAVVALFAAAAGGLAWAGHDVITIDGSALGLDDLPGRGGGGLDVPGLGDIEGLLPDRVGDLVDAQAAVGFTVDTVPTLLGGLGWSAGVLLIALLASRRTPLPRGWDVVHRVVRPAVSAVVAVLLVAVAAGAAAAGYAAIGDDHPRRIAGAALLGAPNGVWLGVPVGLFVPWDARADGALLGALPHPVDDLLRTGSEQPLTLGRLAELDGRVWLLGVAATLMMLLAGVLTAVRTPVPTSASALVPSERRAGAAGFAGRCAAALGVATAVALPLLVWLTEVSANASLSVLGFDALDAGLELRGHLGAAAPLGALWGAGAGAAGALLAWASGTAGVRAAAAARGAGNGGGGGFVPSAAGPYEPGAPYRAPNPDTNPYLRLPGGRSGGGTVGAGRAVGWGEPTGPGRGRGRASPRTWCPGAGGTVPVASCRDGTPHGRRGRVRAAGLMTCPRRRPSSAPPRRRAGEAGACGRTRFRPSPASDPTATATAPGRTGSGPPRPGRPRTARRGGDGRGRAGSRAARQAVGPVGRRDPADGRAGRAAGPGRR, from the coding sequence ATGAGTGCTGTCAGGGGTGCCGCGGCGGCGGGGCGTGACACCGGCCTGCCGTGGGCGGACGTGGTGATGTCCGCGGTCGCCGCGGTGAGCTGGGCGCTGATCGGGATGGCGGGGACGGCGGCACTGGGTCTGCGTCTGCTGGACGCGGACGCGGCCGGGTCCCTGGCGCCGACGACCGCGGCGGTGGTGGCGCTGGCGGCGGGCGGTTCGGTGACACCCTCGGGTGACGTGTCGGCGTTCGGGCTGTCCGGTGTGGAGGCCGGGACGGCCATCGACCTCGCGCCGCTGGGTGTGGGGCTGGTGGGGGCGCTGCTGCTGTCCTTCTTCTTCCTGCGGTCCTTGCGGGCACAGGGAGTTGTGGTCCCGGGCCGTGAACTCCTCGCGCGCGCGGGCGCGGTGGTGGCGCTGTTCGCCGCTGCGGCGGGCGGACTGGCGTGGGCGGGCCACGACGTGATCACCATCGACGGGAGCGCGCTCGGCCTGGACGACCTGCCGGGCCGGGGCGGCGGCGGCCTGGACGTCCCGGGACTGGGTGACATCGAGGGGCTGCTGCCCGACCGGGTGGGCGACCTGGTCGACGCGCAGGCCGCCGTGGGGTTCACCGTCGACACCGTGCCGACGCTGCTGGGCGGGCTCGGCTGGTCCGCCGGTGTGCTGCTGATCGCGCTGCTGGCGTCCCGCCGCACCCCGCTGCCGCGTGGCTGGGACGTCGTGCACCGGGTGGTGCGGCCGGCCGTCTCGGCGGTCGTCGCGGTGCTGCTGGTGGCGGTCGCGGCGGGGGCCGCCGCCGCGGGGTACGCGGCGATCGGTGACGACCACCCCCGGCGGATCGCCGGGGCCGCTCTGCTGGGGGCGCCGAACGGGGTGTGGCTCGGGGTGCCGGTCGGGCTGTTCGTGCCGTGGGACGCCCGGGCGGACGGGGCGCTGCTGGGTGCGCTGCCCCACCCCGTGGACGATCTGCTGCGGACGGGGTCCGAGCAGCCCCTCACGCTGGGGCGGCTGGCCGAGCTGGACGGGCGGGTGTGGCTGCTGGGGGTGGCCGCCACGCTGATGATGCTGCTCGCGGGGGTGCTGACGGCGGTACGGACGCCGGTGCCCACGTCGGCGTCCGCCCTGGTTCCGTCGGAGCGGCGGGCGGGGGCGGCCGGGTTCGCGGGACGCTGCGCGGCGGCGCTGGGCGTCGCCACGGCGGTGGCCCTGCCGCTGCTGGTGTGGCTCACGGAGGTGTCCGCGAACGCCTCGCTGTCGGTCCTCGGCTTCGACGCGTTGGACGCCGGCCTGGAGCTGCGCGGTCACCTGGGGGCGGCGGCGCCGCTCGGGGCGCTGTGGGGCGCGGGGGCGGGCGCGGCGGGCGCGCTGCTGGCGTGGGCGAGCGGGACGGCGGGGGTGCGTGCGGCGGCTGCGGCACGGGGTGCCGGGAACGGGGGTGGGGGCGGATTCGTACCGTCGGCCGCGGGGCCGTACGAGCCGGGGGCGCCGTACCGTGCGCCCAACCCGGACACCAATCCCTACCTGCGGCTGCCGGGCGGGCGGTCGGGGGGGGGAACCGTCGGGGCCGGGCGGGCGGTCGGGTGGGGCGAGCCGACAGGACCGGGCCGGGGTCGGGGGCGGGCGAGCCCGAGGACGTGGTGCCCGGGAGCGGGCGGGACGGTGCCGGTGGCGAGTTGCCGGGACGGGACACCCCACGGTCGCCGGGGGCGGGTGAGGGCGGCGGGGCTGATGACCTGTCCGCGGCGTCGACCGTCATCGGCCCCGCCCCGCCGCCGCGCCGGGGAGGCCGGCGCCTGTGGCCGGACGAGGTTCCGCCCCTCCCCCGCCTCCGACCCCACCGCCACGGCCACGGCGCCCGGGCGCACAGGGAGCGGGCCACCGCGACCCGGACGGCCACGAACGGCGCGGAGGGGCGGGGACGGCAGGGGCCGGGCAGGCAGTAGGGCCGCCAGGCAGGCAGTAGGGCCGGTCGGGCGGCGGGACCCGGCAGACGGCAGGGCCGGTCGGGCGGCGGGGCCGGGAAGACGGTAG